A region from the Deinococcus depolymerans genome encodes:
- a CDS encoding site-specific integrase: MGALLTRPGIGPGRSHFSGVGHSSSQLPDQALILLCAHAGLRIEEALTLQWADVDLQGGLLTVRHGKGGKLRRVALTRSLIQSLQTLPRTDPVIGGTQSAARQRLKVIAARASTRYRGWHAFRHYAGTRLVRQTGSLEHAARHLGHASLDTTRVYAKWSDTALPDALANW, from the coding sequence GTGGGAGCTCTTTTGACACGTCCGGGGATAGGCCCCGGACGCTCCCATTTCAGTGGTGTCGGGCATAGTTCCAGCCAACTACCCGATCAGGCGCTCATTCTCCTCTGTGCCCACGCTGGCCTGCGCATCGAAGAAGCTCTGACCCTCCAGTGGGCGGACGTGGACCTCCAGGGCGGCCTGCTCACCGTCCGCCACGGCAAAGGCGGCAAACTCCGTCGGGTCGCCCTCACCCGGAGCCTCATCCAGTCACTCCAGACCCTCCCCCGCACCGACCCCGTCATCGGCGGCACCCAGAGCGCCGCCCGGCAACGCCTGAAAGTCATCGCCGCCCGGGCCAGCACCCGATACCGCGGCTGGCACGCGTTTCGGCACTACGCCGGCACCCGCCTGGTCCGCCAGACCGGCAGTCTCGAACATGCCGCCCGCCACCTCGGCCACGCCAGCCTGGACACGACCCGGGTCTATGCGAAGTGGAGCGACACGGCATTGCCGGATGCCCTCGCCAACTGGTGA